The Paenibacillus sp. MBLB1832 genome has a window encoding:
- a CDS encoding YheC/YheD family endospore coat-associated protein, with the protein MAHERLGVLAIYLNNSRLEELAYFKTLSKEGQKIGIQVEVFTPSDVQGNTVRTISFDATRGRWVRKKGTLPPIIYDRCRYKAAANYRMLQAFRSRHDNLIYLSKPLANKWNMHQTLSKSSSIRPYLPATVRFSTIQELMRFLKKYKLIYVKPKNGTGGRGILRIEQIGPDLYLLQGRNQHRSIIAPYKANERQLAIKLHSLGLSPDYVVQQGIHLTLNDGRVHDYRLLIQKNGQGEWEVTGCAGRIGPHRSITSNLHGGGTAVTQDRLLGYRFTSQEKINAIKAEMSDFAYKLADYLELKFGKLCELGMDIAVDPKGSVWLLEVNPKPSREVFRRIGQHAVYQKAVSRPVEYALWMLKQRGTISEDLTPSIEHN; encoded by the coding sequence TTGGCTCACGAACGACTAGGCGTACTCGCTATTTATTTAAACAATTCTCGACTGGAAGAACTTGCGTATTTCAAAACATTAAGTAAAGAAGGCCAGAAAATAGGCATTCAAGTGGAAGTGTTTACTCCTTCGGATGTACAGGGGAACACGGTTCGGACGATCTCCTTTGATGCGACAAGAGGAAGATGGGTGCGCAAAAAAGGAACACTACCGCCCATCATTTATGACCGCTGCCGCTATAAAGCTGCCGCGAATTATCGTATGCTTCAAGCTTTCCGATCTCGACATGATAATCTCATTTATTTGAGCAAACCTTTGGCGAATAAGTGGAACATGCACCAAACGCTTTCAAAAAGCTCATCCATTCGCCCTTATTTACCTGCAACGGTCCGATTCAGCACAATCCAAGAACTCATGCGGTTCTTGAAGAAATATAAATTGATTTATGTCAAACCGAAGAATGGAACTGGGGGAAGAGGGATCTTGCGCATTGAGCAAATAGGCCCTGACCTCTATTTATTGCAAGGTCGTAATCAGCACCGCTCCATCATCGCACCGTACAAAGCCAATGAACGGCAATTAGCAATTAAGCTGCATTCGCTCGGCTTAAGTCCCGATTATGTTGTGCAGCAAGGCATTCACCTCACGCTTAACGATGGACGCGTCCATGACTATCGCTTACTCATTCAGAAGAACGGGCAAGGCGAATGGGAGGTCACAGGCTGCGCAGGCCGAATAGGACCGCATCGCAGCATCACCTCCAATCTGCATGGGGGCGGAACTGCTGTAACGCAAGATCGATTACTCGGCTACCGCTTCACTTCCCAAGAGAAGATCAACGCCATCAAGGCAGAGATGAGCGACTTCGCCTATAAGCTTGCAGACTATTTAGAACTGAAATTCGGCAAACTGTGTGAATTGGGTATGGATATCGCCGTTGATCCGAAAGGCAGTGTTTGGCTGCTGGAAGTCAACCCGAAGCCTTCACGTGAAGTGTTTCGCCGAATCGGCCAACATGCGGTTTACCAGAAAGCCGTTTCCAGACCTGTCGAATATGCCCTATGGATGCTAAAGCAACGCGGTACAATCTCGGAAGACTTGACGCCTAGCATAGAACACAATTAA